One genomic segment of Burkholderia multivorans ATCC BAA-247 includes these proteins:
- a CDS encoding HU family DNA-binding protein, producing MATSAKKVAKKAAAPAKKVAAKKAAPAKKVVAKKAVAKAPAAPTPLKDKFTKASLAAHIAERAAVEVKAVKAVLAALENVVLGSIHKKGAGEFTLPGLLKITAQAVPAKKKRFGKDPFTGEERWFPAKPATVRVKARALKKLKDAAA from the coding sequence ATGGCGACTTCCGCAAAAAAGGTGGCCAAGAAGGCTGCCGCACCGGCCAAGAAAGTGGCTGCCAAAAAAGCAGCGCCCGCGAAGAAAGTAGTGGCCAAGAAGGCCGTCGCGAAGGCGCCCGCCGCTCCGACGCCGCTGAAGGACAAGTTCACGAAGGCGTCGCTCGCAGCGCACATCGCTGAGCGCGCGGCCGTGGAAGTGAAGGCAGTGAAGGCAGTGCTCGCCGCACTCGAGAACGTCGTGCTGGGCTCGATCCACAAGAAGGGCGCGGGCGAGTTCACGCTGCCGGGTCTGCTGAAGATTACGGCGCAAGCCGTGCCGGCGAAGAAGAAGCGCTTCGGCAAGGATCCGTTCACCGGCGAAGAGCGCTGGTTCCCGGCCAAGCCGGCTACGGTGCGCGTGAAGGCACGTGCGCTGAAGAAGCTGAAGGACGCAGCGGCGTAA
- the galU gene encoding UTP--glucose-1-phosphate uridylyltransferase GalU, which translates to MLKVNKAVFPVAGLGTRFLPATKASPKEMLPVVDKPLIQYAVEEAINAGITEMIFVTGRSKRAIEDHFDKSYEIEAELEARGKEKLLELVRSIKPSHVDCFYVRQPEALGLGHAVLCAEKLVHGEPFAVILADDLLHGEQPVLKQLVDVFDHYHSSVIGVETIAREDSRSYGVIEGREWEEDVIKLSGIIEKPAPEDAPSNLGVVGRYVFMPTIFDHLRRLKPGAGGELQLTDAVQSLLANEQVLAYRYYGTRFDCGSKLGYLKATVELALQHPEVSREFEAYLRTCLPALAAVA; encoded by the coding sequence ATGTTGAAAGTCAACAAGGCCGTGTTTCCCGTCGCCGGTCTCGGCACGCGGTTCCTTCCGGCAACGAAGGCGAGCCCGAAAGAGATGCTGCCCGTCGTCGACAAGCCGCTGATCCAGTATGCGGTCGAGGAGGCGATCAACGCCGGCATTACCGAGATGATCTTCGTGACGGGCCGCAGCAAGCGCGCGATCGAGGATCATTTCGACAAGTCGTACGAGATCGAGGCCGAGCTCGAGGCGCGCGGCAAGGAAAAGCTGCTGGAGCTCGTGCGCAGCATCAAGCCGAGCCATGTCGACTGCTTCTACGTGCGCCAGCCGGAAGCGCTCGGGCTCGGGCATGCCGTGCTGTGCGCCGAGAAGCTCGTGCACGGCGAGCCGTTCGCGGTGATTCTCGCGGACGATCTGCTGCACGGCGAGCAGCCCGTGCTCAAGCAGCTCGTCGACGTATTCGATCACTATCACAGCTCGGTGATCGGCGTGGAGACGATCGCGCGCGAGGACAGCCGCTCGTACGGCGTGATCGAAGGCCGCGAGTGGGAAGAGGACGTGATCAAGCTGTCCGGCATCATCGAGAAGCCGGCGCCCGAAGATGCGCCGTCGAACCTCGGCGTGGTCGGCCGTTACGTGTTCATGCCGACGATCTTCGACCACCTGCGGCGGCTGAAGCCGGGCGCTGGCGGCGAGCTGCAGCTAACGGACGCCGTCCAGTCGCTGCTCGCGAACGAGCAGGTGCTGGCGTATCGCTACTACGGCACGCGTTTCGACTGCGGCAGCAAGCTCGGCTATCTGAAGGCGACGGTCGAGCTTGCGCTTCAGCATCCGGAAGTCAGCCGCGAATTCGAAGCGTATCTGCGTACCTGTCTGCCCGCGCTGGCTGCCGTCGCATAA
- a CDS encoding VOC family protein, which translates to MTIQKITPFLWYSTEAEEAAAFYASIFPDSRVVRVTAVQGTGGTRMVEFELFGQPFIAMSHERTESFNHAISLMVSCADQAELDRYWHALLDNGGAADACGWLRDRYGVSWQIVPAELIPMMADRDPVKAGRVASAMMQMIKFDVAALKAAYAGTPA; encoded by the coding sequence ATGACGATTCAGAAGATCACGCCGTTCCTCTGGTACTCGACCGAAGCCGAAGAAGCCGCGGCGTTCTACGCATCGATTTTCCCCGACTCGCGCGTCGTGCGTGTCACCGCAGTGCAAGGTACCGGCGGCACGCGAATGGTCGAGTTCGAGCTGTTCGGGCAGCCGTTCATCGCGATGAGCCACGAGCGGACCGAGTCGTTCAATCACGCGATTTCGCTAATGGTGAGCTGCGCGGATCAGGCCGAGCTCGACCGCTACTGGCACGCGCTGCTCGACAACGGCGGCGCCGCCGACGCCTGCGGATGGCTGCGCGACCGCTACGGCGTGTCGTGGCAGATCGTGCCGGCCGAACTGATTCCAATGATGGCCGATCGCGATCCCGTGAAGGCCGGGCGCGTCGCGAGCGCGATGATGCAGATGATCAAGTTCGACGTCGCCGCGCTGAAGGCGGCCTATGCCGGCACGCCCGCGTAA
- a CDS encoding YihY/virulence factor BrkB family protein: MKRPITSEATRLAQRQANWALTAFKRFSSDRCSSMAAGIAFFSAFSLAPTLVMVIAVAGWFYGDEAARGQVFEQAHQLIGDDAAASIQTIVQNAHRAGERGGIATLISFAALAIGASATFASLNTALNVIWPATESRWSSVLGLVRVRLVSFGLVLGVAFLLIVSLVLDTAITFIGTWLLGDSPYVVVTNVLQLVVGVAVLAGAFSALLKFLPDAHVAWRDAAVGGIVSAILFSGGKKLFALYLARAGTASAFGAAGSFAVLLMWLYFSALVLLLGAEFSAARGEAYRRTDATARDAAAPDATARDARAARAPGERTRDD, from the coding sequence ATGAAACGACCGATCACTTCCGAGGCCACGCGGCTCGCGCAGCGTCAGGCGAACTGGGCACTGACCGCGTTCAAGCGCTTTTCGTCCGACCGCTGCTCGTCGATGGCGGCCGGCATCGCGTTCTTCTCCGCGTTCTCGCTCGCGCCGACGCTCGTGATGGTGATCGCGGTGGCCGGCTGGTTCTACGGCGACGAGGCCGCGCGCGGCCAGGTGTTCGAGCAGGCGCATCAACTGATCGGCGACGACGCGGCGGCCAGCATCCAGACCATCGTGCAGAACGCCCACCGCGCCGGCGAGCGCGGCGGCATCGCGACGCTGATCTCGTTCGCGGCGCTCGCGATCGGCGCGTCGGCGACGTTCGCGTCGCTGAACACGGCGCTGAACGTGATCTGGCCGGCGACCGAAAGCCGCTGGTCGAGCGTACTCGGGCTCGTGCGCGTGCGGCTCGTGTCGTTCGGGCTCGTGCTCGGCGTCGCGTTCCTGCTGATCGTGTCGCTCGTGCTCGACACGGCGATCACGTTCATCGGCACCTGGCTGCTCGGCGATTCGCCTTACGTCGTGGTCACGAACGTGCTGCAGCTCGTCGTCGGCGTCGCGGTGCTCGCGGGCGCGTTCTCCGCGCTGCTGAAATTCCTGCCCGACGCGCACGTCGCATGGCGCGACGCCGCGGTCGGCGGAATCGTGTCGGCGATCCTGTTCTCCGGCGGCAAGAAGCTGTTCGCGCTCTACCTCGCGCGCGCGGGCACCGCGAGTGCGTTCGGTGCGGCGGGCTCGTTCGCGGTGCTGCTGATGTGGCTGTACTTCTCCGCGCTCGTGCTGCTGCTCGGCGCGGAATTCTCGGCTGCGCGCGGCGAGGCATATCGGCGCACGGATGCGACGGCGCGCGATGCGGCGGCGCCCGACGCAACGGCGCGCGATGCGCGAGCCGCTCGCGCACCGGGCGAGCGCACGCGCGACGATTGA
- a CDS encoding porin, whose translation MKKLALSALSLALLGAAGAAQAQSSVTLYGVIDTSITYVHGNAGQGNNSWSMGSGNLQGSRWGLKGAEDLGGGLKAIFQLENGFNSANGALGQGQRMFGRQAFVGLQSNQLGTLTLGRQYDPLVDLVQAVTADNYFGSVFATPGDVDNNDNSLRVSNAIKYTSPVWGGLQFEAMYALGGVAGATGKGQTWAAAAAYNNGPLGLAAGYFHANNASALSATGTRTGWTGTSDAIFDGDGNFINNAFTSSTSIGIAQAAAQYAFGPVTVGLGYSNAQYKADANSAFGTNQKYNTGRAFVTYQATAPLLLGVGYIYTKASGDNDAKYHQVSLGADYSLSKRTDIYLVGAYQHASGRNADGTSAQASIGSYGIAGKSSQEIVALGLRHKF comes from the coding sequence ATGAAGAAACTTGCTCTCTCGGCCCTCTCGCTCGCCCTGCTGGGCGCCGCTGGCGCTGCACAGGCTCAATCCAGCGTGACGCTGTACGGCGTGATCGATACGTCGATCACCTACGTGCACGGTAACGCAGGCCAAGGCAACAACTCGTGGTCGATGGGCAGCGGCAACCTGCAAGGCAGCCGCTGGGGCCTGAAAGGTGCCGAAGATCTGGGCGGCGGCCTGAAGGCAATCTTCCAGTTGGAAAACGGCTTCAACTCGGCAAACGGCGCACTGGGCCAAGGCCAGCGCATGTTCGGTCGCCAGGCTTTCGTCGGTCTGCAAAGCAACCAGCTCGGTACGCTGACGCTGGGTCGTCAATATGACCCGCTCGTCGACCTGGTTCAGGCTGTGACGGCCGACAACTATTTCGGCAGCGTCTTCGCTACGCCGGGTGACGTCGACAACAACGACAACAGCCTGCGCGTCAGCAACGCGATCAAGTACACGTCGCCGGTCTGGGGTGGCCTGCAGTTCGAAGCGATGTACGCACTCGGCGGCGTCGCCGGCGCGACGGGCAAGGGTCAGACGTGGGCCGCAGCTGCTGCCTACAACAATGGCCCGCTCGGCCTGGCTGCCGGTTACTTCCACGCGAACAACGCGTCGGCACTCAGCGCCACCGGCACGCGCACGGGCTGGACCGGCACGTCGGACGCAATCTTCGACGGCGATGGCAACTTCATCAACAACGCGTTCACGTCGTCGACGTCGATCGGCATCGCCCAAGCGGCGGCCCAGTATGCGTTCGGCCCGGTGACGGTCGGCCTCGGCTACAGCAACGCGCAGTACAAGGCGGATGCGAACTCGGCGTTCGGCACGAACCAGAAGTACAACACCGGCCGTGCATTCGTGACGTATCAGGCGACGGCACCGCTGCTGCTGGGCGTCGGCTACATCTACACGAAGGCAAGCGGCGACAACGACGCGAAGTACCACCAGGTCTCGCTCGGCGCCGACTACTCGCTGTCGAAGCGCACCGACATCTACCTGGTCGGCGCGTACCAGCACGCCAGCGGCCGCAACGCGGACGGCACGTCGGCACAAGCGTCGATCGGTTCGTACGGCATCGCCGGCAAGAGCTCGCAAGAGATCGTTGCCCTCGGCCTGCGCCACAAGTTCTAA
- the fdnG gene encoding formate dehydrogenase-N subunit alpha: MLHMSRRQFLKVTATSLAGSSLALMGFSPSEALAEVRQYKLARTVETRNTCPYCSVGCGILMYGLGDGAKNAQSSIIHIEGDPDHPVNRGTLCPKGASLIDFIHSPNRLTHPEYRAPGSDKWERISWSDALDRIAKLMKADRDANFVETTEDGAKVNRWLTTGMLAASAGSNEVGYLTHKAVRSLGMLAFDNQARVUHGPTVAGLAPTFGRGAMTNHWVDIKNADLILVMGGNAAEAHPCGFKWVTEAKAHRKARLIVVDPRFTRTASVADYYAPIRTGTDIAFLGGVINYLLTNDKIQHEYVKHYTDFTFIVREDFAFNDGLYSGYDADKHAYPDKSSWDYERGDDGFVKVDPTLQHPRCVYNLLKQHYARYTPEVVEQVCGTPKEKFLKVCEMLATTAVPGRAATVLYALGWTHHSIGAQIIRTGAMVQLLLGNIGIAGGGMNALRGHSNIQGLTDLGLMSNLLPGYMTLPMQGEQDFNAYIDKRAQKPLRPNQLSYWKNYKAFHVSFMKAWWGDAATAENNWAYDYLPKLDKQYDLLQTIELMHAGKMNGYICQGFNPLAAAPAKVKTAQALAKLKWLVIMDPLATETSEFWKPHGDYNDVDPSKIQTEVFRLPTTCFAEENGSLVSSSRVLQWHWKGAEPPGEARSDLEIMAGLFVRLRQMYRTDGGKYPDPIVNLSWPYADPESPTPEELAKEFNGRALADLPDPKDPSKVLVKKGEQLAAFAQLKDDGTTASGCWIFCGAWTQAGNQMARRDNSDPTGIGQTLNWAWAWPANRRILYNRASADLAGKPFDPTRKLVAWNGTAWTGADVPDFKADEPPENGMGPFIMNPEGVARFFARAQMNEGPFPEHYEPFETPLSANPLHPDNPQALNNPAARVFADDRASFGKVADFPYVATTYRLTEHFHYWTKHARLNSIIQPEQFVEIGEDLAKEVGVAHGDRVKVSSKRGYIVAVALVTKRIKPLTVDGKKVQTVGVPLHWGFKGLAKPGYLANTLTPSVGDGNSYTPEFKSFLVKVEKA, encoded by the coding sequence ATGCTACATATGTCCCGGCGCCAGTTCCTGAAGGTGACGGCAACGTCGCTTGCCGGATCGAGCCTGGCCCTGATGGGCTTTTCTCCGTCCGAAGCGCTTGCCGAAGTCCGACAGTACAAGCTGGCGCGCACAGTCGAAACGCGCAACACCTGTCCTTACTGTTCAGTCGGTTGCGGCATCCTGATGTACGGCCTGGGCGACGGCGCGAAGAACGCGCAGTCGAGCATCATCCACATCGAGGGCGACCCCGATCATCCGGTCAATCGCGGCACGCTGTGCCCGAAGGGCGCGAGCCTGATCGACTTCATCCACAGCCCGAACCGCCTGACGCACCCGGAATACCGCGCGCCCGGCTCGGACAAGTGGGAGCGCATCTCGTGGAGCGACGCGCTCGACCGGATCGCGAAGCTGATGAAGGCCGACCGCGACGCGAACTTCGTCGAGACGACCGAAGACGGCGCCAAGGTCAACCGCTGGCTCACGACCGGCATGCTGGCCGCGTCTGCGGGCAGCAACGAAGTCGGCTATCTGACGCACAAGGCTGTCCGCAGCCTCGGGATGCTCGCATTCGACAATCAGGCGCGTGTCTGACATGGCCCGACGGTGGCAGGTCTTGCCCCGACGTTTGGCCGTGGAGCGATGACGAACCATTGGGTCGACATCAAGAACGCGGATCTGATTCTCGTGATGGGCGGCAATGCAGCCGAGGCCCATCCGTGCGGTTTCAAATGGGTGACGGAAGCGAAGGCGCACCGCAAGGCGCGGCTGATCGTCGTCGACCCGCGCTTTACGCGTACGGCCTCGGTGGCCGACTACTACGCGCCGATCCGTACCGGGACCGACATCGCGTTCCTGGGCGGCGTGATCAACTATTTGCTGACGAACGACAAGATCCAGCATGAGTACGTGAAGCACTACACGGACTTCACGTTCATCGTGCGTGAGGATTTCGCGTTCAACGACGGTCTCTATTCCGGCTACGATGCGGACAAGCACGCGTATCCGGACAAGTCGAGCTGGGATTACGAGCGCGGCGACGACGGGTTCGTGAAGGTCGACCCGACGCTGCAGCATCCGCGCTGCGTCTACAACCTGCTGAAGCAGCACTACGCGCGCTATACGCCGGAAGTGGTCGAACAGGTCTGCGGCACGCCGAAGGAGAAGTTCCTGAAGGTGTGCGAGATGCTGGCGACGACGGCCGTGCCCGGCCGCGCGGCGACCGTGCTGTACGCGCTCGGCTGGACCCATCACTCGATCGGCGCGCAGATCATCCGCACCGGCGCGATGGTACAGCTGCTGCTCGGCAACATCGGCATCGCCGGCGGCGGGATGAACGCGCTGCGCGGGCACTCGAACATCCAGGGGCTGACCGACCTCGGGCTGATGTCGAACCTGCTGCCCGGCTACATGACGCTGCCGATGCAGGGCGAGCAGGATTTCAACGCGTATATCGACAAGCGCGCGCAAAAGCCGCTGCGCCCGAACCAGCTCAGCTACTGGAAGAACTACAAGGCGTTCCACGTCAGCTTCATGAAGGCGTGGTGGGGCGACGCGGCGACCGCCGAGAACAACTGGGCGTACGACTACCTGCCGAAGCTCGACAAGCAGTACGACCTGCTGCAGACGATCGAGCTGATGCACGCCGGCAAGATGAACGGCTACATCTGCCAGGGCTTCAATCCGCTCGCGGCGGCGCCCGCGAAGGTGAAGACCGCGCAGGCACTCGCGAAGCTGAAGTGGCTCGTCATCATGGATCCGCTCGCGACCGAAACGTCGGAGTTCTGGAAGCCGCACGGCGACTACAACGACGTCGATCCGTCGAAGATCCAGACCGAGGTGTTCCGGCTGCCGACCACCTGCTTCGCGGAGGAGAACGGCTCGCTCGTCAGTTCGAGCCGCGTGCTGCAGTGGCACTGGAAGGGCGCCGAGCCGCCGGGCGAGGCGCGTAGCGATCTCGAGATCATGGCCGGGCTGTTCGTGCGGCTGCGCCAGATGTACCGCACCGACGGCGGCAAGTATCCGGATCCGATCGTGAACCTCTCGTGGCCGTACGCGGATCCGGAAAGCCCGACGCCCGAAGAGCTCGCGAAGGAGTTCAACGGCCGCGCGCTCGCCGATCTACCCGATCCGAAGGATCCGTCGAAGGTGCTCGTGAAGAAGGGCGAGCAGCTTGCCGCGTTCGCGCAGCTGAAGGACGACGGCACGACCGCGAGCGGCTGCTGGATTTTCTGCGGCGCGTGGACGCAGGCCGGCAACCAGATGGCGCGGCGCGACAACTCGGATCCGACCGGCATCGGCCAGACGCTGAACTGGGCCTGGGCATGGCCCGCGAACCGGCGGATCCTGTACAACCGCGCGTCGGCCGACCTGGCCGGCAAGCCGTTCGATCCGACCCGCAAGCTCGTCGCGTGGAACGGCACGGCATGGACCGGCGCGGACGTGCCCGATTTCAAGGCCGACGAGCCGCCCGAAAACGGGATGGGGCCGTTCATCATGAACCCGGAAGGCGTGGCGCGCTTCTTCGCGCGCGCGCAGATGAACGAAGGCCCGTTCCCCGAGCACTACGAGCCGTTCGAGACGCCGCTGTCCGCGAATCCGCTGCATCCGGACAACCCGCAGGCGCTGAACAACCCGGCCGCCCGCGTGTTCGCGGACGATCGCGCTTCGTTCGGCAAGGTGGCGGATTTCCCGTACGTCGCGACGACCTACCGGCTGACCGAGCATTTCCACTACTGGACCAAGCACGCGCGGCTGAATTCGATCATCCAGCCCGAGCAATTCGTCGAGATCGGCGAAGACCTCGCGAAGGAAGTCGGCGTCGCGCACGGCGATCGCGTGAAGGTGTCGTCCAAGCGCGGCTACATCGTCGCGGTGGCGCTCGTCACGAAGCGGATCAAGCCGCTGACCGTCGACGGCAAGAAGGTCCAGACGGTCGGCGTGCCGCTGCACTGGGGCTTCAAGGGGCTGGCGAAGCCCGGCTATCTCGCCAATACGCTGACTCCGTCCGTGGGTGACGGCAACTCGTACACACCGGAATTCAAGTCGTTTCTGGTGAAGGTCGAAAAGGCGTAA
- a CDS encoding acyltransferase family protein, whose product MQAFSGSSFAAPPVADRKEHVIDAMRGFAALLVAYFHCRQVVWVGMQSFHRAYGHALDPSVIVGYLTFPFAWGSAGVPIFFVISGYCIHRNAALKLAADPGYRFDVPNLWARRFARIYPVLLAALLLTLALDAISLQIQPVSHKIRDIGVAAFLVNLFSLQGVAGYTYGSNGALWTLSLEVQFYAIYPLLFAVRRRVGMPAVVAAVALVNVVSAWLLERHDLQFFTSYWLSWTIGAWIADVRAQPARGAAAVPSRGWYGAAALLLAAGCGAFHFGQYGAFQLWAAGFACFLYRALACPPRPTLPLRVLGWFGDFSYSLYLIHLPLFVCLGSVLFRSQLQLSIWPSFGFIAVAIPVAYLFYLLFERPAMRWSASLKPTRTARVVAAAPERAA is encoded by the coding sequence ATGCAAGCTTTCAGCGGATCGTCTTTCGCCGCCCCACCCGTCGCCGATCGCAAGGAGCACGTGATCGACGCCATGCGCGGCTTCGCGGCGCTGCTCGTCGCATATTTCCACTGCCGGCAGGTCGTGTGGGTCGGCATGCAGAGCTTCCATCGCGCTTACGGTCACGCGCTCGACCCGAGCGTGATCGTCGGCTATCTGACCTTCCCGTTCGCGTGGGGCTCGGCCGGTGTGCCGATCTTCTTCGTGATCAGCGGCTACTGCATCCATCGCAACGCGGCGCTGAAGCTCGCAGCCGATCCCGGCTACCGGTTCGACGTGCCGAACTTGTGGGCGCGGCGCTTCGCGCGCATCTATCCGGTGTTGCTCGCCGCGCTGCTGCTGACGCTCGCGCTCGACGCGATCAGCCTGCAGATCCAGCCGGTCAGCCACAAGATCCGCGACATCGGCGTCGCGGCGTTCCTCGTGAACCTGTTCTCGCTGCAAGGCGTCGCGGGCTACACGTACGGGTCGAACGGCGCGCTGTGGACGCTGTCGCTCGAAGTGCAGTTCTATGCGATCTATCCGCTGCTGTTCGCGGTGCGCCGGCGCGTCGGCATGCCGGCGGTCGTCGCGGCCGTCGCGCTCGTCAACGTCGTGTCCGCATGGCTGCTCGAACGGCACGACCTGCAGTTCTTCACGTCGTACTGGCTGTCGTGGACGATCGGTGCCTGGATCGCAGACGTGCGCGCGCAACCGGCGCGCGGCGCGGCCGCCGTGCCGTCGCGCGGCTGGTACGGCGCGGCCGCGCTGCTGCTCGCGGCCGGCTGCGGCGCGTTCCATTTCGGGCAGTACGGCGCGTTCCAGCTGTGGGCGGCCGGCTTCGCGTGCTTCCTGTACCGCGCGCTCGCGTGCCCGCCGCGGCCGACGCTGCCGCTGCGCGTGCTCGGCTGGTTCGGCGATTTCAGCTACTCGCTGTACCTGATCCATCTGCCGCTGTTCGTCTGCCTCGGCTCGGTGCTGTTCCGCTCGCAATTGCAGTTGTCGATCTGGCCGTCGTTCGGCTTCATCGCCGTCGCGATTCCGGTCGCGTATCTGTTCTACCTGCTGTTCGAACGGCCGGCGATGCGCTGGTCGGCAAGCCTGAAGCCGACGCGCACCGCACGCGTCGTCGCCGCGGCGCCCGAACGCGCCGCCTGA
- the fdxH gene encoding formate dehydrogenase subunit beta codes for MALQSLDIKRVSATTTPPPTAREPVTGSVAKLIDVSKCIGCKACQTACMEWNDLRDEIGTNVGVYDNPADLTEHSWTVMRFSEYENPHGDLEWLIRKDGCMHCEDPGCLKACPSPGAIVQYNNGIVDFHEENCIGCGYCVTGCPFNVPRISKKDHRAYKCTLCSDRVAVGQEPACVKTCPTGAIVFGTKEDMKQHAAERIEDLKERGFEHAGLYDPQGVGGTHVMYVLHHADKPSLYHGLPDNPSISPMVRLWKGIAKPLAVAGLALTALAGFFHYVRVGPNEVTDEEEAAARDEARRIKEDAK; via the coding sequence ATGGCATTGCAATCGCTGGACATCAAGCGCGTATCGGCCACCACGACGCCGCCGCCCACGGCGCGCGAACCGGTGACCGGAAGCGTCGCGAAACTGATCGACGTATCGAAGTGCATCGGCTGCAAGGCATGCCAGACGGCATGCATGGAGTGGAACGACCTGCGCGACGAAATCGGCACCAACGTCGGCGTGTACGACAATCCGGCCGACCTCACCGAGCATTCGTGGACGGTCATGCGGTTCTCCGAATACGAGAACCCGCACGGCGACCTCGAATGGCTGATCCGCAAGGACGGCTGCATGCACTGCGAGGATCCGGGCTGTCTGAAGGCGTGCCCGTCGCCGGGCGCGATCGTGCAGTACAACAACGGGATCGTCGATTTCCACGAGGAGAACTGCATCGGCTGCGGCTACTGCGTGACCGGCTGCCCGTTCAACGTGCCGCGGATCTCGAAGAAGGATCATCGCGCCTACAAGTGCACGCTCTGTTCGGACCGCGTCGCCGTCGGCCAGGAGCCGGCCTGCGTGAAGACCTGCCCGACCGGCGCGATCGTGTTCGGCACGAAGGAGGACATGAAGCAGCACGCAGCCGAGCGGATCGAGGACCTGAAGGAGCGCGGCTTCGAGCATGCGGGGCTGTACGACCCGCAGGGCGTCGGGGGCACGCACGTGATGTACGTGCTGCACCATGCGGACAAACCGTCGCTGTATCACGGGCTGCCCGACAATCCGTCGATCAGCCCGATGGTGCGGCTGTGGAAGGGCATCGCGAAGCCGCTGGCGGTGGCGGGCCTCGCGCTGACCGCGCTGGCCGGCTTCTTCCACTACGTGCGCGTCGGCCCGAACGAGGTGACCGACGAAGAGGAAGCCGCCGCCCGCGACGAGGCGCGACGCATCAAGGAGGACGCGAAATGA
- a CDS encoding acyltransferase family protein, translated as MREVRYVKGLDGLRAIAVILVFLSHKGHVLAVDVGKLGVWTFFLISGYLIVGELHRNRQAVERAAMTRRHALALFLAKRALRIFPVYYLLLAALAIAHALFYQRDVNLGLAWHAAFLSNYWIGVVKDGWPGSTSHFWSLAVEQQFYLIAPLVLLAVPAARHVALGIAAIALCAAAHVALYLCDASPVLIYAFSPWNFALIALGGVGAMMLADRGTRDAPRIAPGWLGAAGVVFFLALPACATLSDGVAALADLGLSASLGALLLWIVTRPDHPVVALLDCAPLAYLGTISYGFYLFHNLIPARIGVMPALYAHLHVPQAVRTVLPEMLQFALATLLAHLSWRYLEKRLLEFKKPIAAHLARRFVVPAGTSAR; from the coding sequence ATGCGCGAAGTCAGATACGTCAAAGGACTCGACGGCCTGCGAGCCATCGCCGTCATCCTCGTTTTCCTGTCCCACAAAGGCCACGTGCTCGCCGTCGACGTCGGCAAGCTCGGCGTGTGGACGTTTTTCCTCATCAGCGGATACCTGATCGTCGGCGAGCTGCATCGCAACCGGCAGGCGGTCGAGCGCGCCGCGATGACGCGCCGGCATGCGCTGGCGCTGTTCCTCGCCAAACGCGCGCTGCGCATCTTTCCCGTCTACTACCTGCTGCTCGCCGCGCTCGCGATCGCGCACGCGCTGTTCTATCAGCGCGACGTGAATCTCGGGCTCGCGTGGCACGCGGCGTTCCTGTCGAATTACTGGATCGGCGTCGTGAAGGACGGCTGGCCCGGCTCGACGTCGCACTTCTGGAGTCTCGCAGTCGAGCAGCAGTTCTATCTGATCGCGCCGCTCGTGCTGCTCGCGGTGCCGGCCGCGCGACACGTCGCGCTCGGCATCGCGGCCATTGCGCTCTGCGCAGCCGCGCATGTCGCGCTGTATCTGTGCGACGCGTCGCCGGTGCTGATCTACGCGTTTTCCCCGTGGAATTTCGCGTTGATCGCGCTCGGCGGCGTCGGCGCGATGATGCTCGCCGACCGCGGCACACGCGACGCGCCGCGCATCGCGCCCGGTTGGCTCGGCGCGGCCGGCGTCGTGTTCTTCCTCGCGCTGCCCGCGTGCGCGACGCTGTCCGACGGCGTCGCGGCGCTCGCGGATCTCGGTCTGTCGGCGTCGCTCGGCGCGCTGCTGCTGTGGATCGTCACGCGCCCCGATCATCCGGTCGTCGCGCTGCTCGACTGCGCGCCGCTCGCATATCTCGGCACGATCAGCTACGGCTTCTATCTCTTCCACAACCTGATTCCGGCACGCATCGGCGTGATGCCCGCGCTCTACGCGCACCTGCACGTGCCGCAAGCCGTGCGGACGGTGTTGCCCGAAATGCTGCAGTTCGCGCTCGCGACGCTGCTCGCGCATCTGTCGTGGCGCTACCTCGAGAAACGGCTGCTCGAATTCAAGAAGCCGATCGCGGCGCACCTCGCGCGCCGCTTCGTCGTGCCGGCCGGGACGTCCGCGCGCTGA